Below is a genomic region from Cydia amplana chromosome 27, ilCydAmpl1.1, whole genome shotgun sequence.
aagccggggcgagacGCTATTATTACAATAAAACAACCAATAAGAGAACTATCATATATTTGGATTTACAACATAATAAATATCGTTTCAAAACAAAGcataaacaacaaatactagAACAATTTTGAGAGCACACCAATTTCTATacataaccatagagaaatatacttaatcttttgaacgccaaacggcacatccatttgccgtgccacggacgccacgggggtaaaatttagttttgtgaataaataatgccaacctaaaagtggggtgtttttcagtagattttcatcaaaaaacgatcgacgtcaaatgccgtctttggcgtcgttgtcacgattttgcgttgacgtcatatgccgtctgtggcgttcaaaaggttaagtaaagaaagagtggtaactccatacataagttttgttaccaaaacatctagtcgacatctagcgtcaagtagcgaatttatcagtaccgctacttggcactaaaaaaaaaatttaaaatttaaactgtttatttcagtaaaaagacattgtattacatactaaacttaactactaatcttaacTTAAAAAGACTAGATGTCGCGACTGACGAAAAGTGTATTGctcaacaatttacaactaatattataagcaggagttgaaaatagagttatatttataatattagctgaaaattgttgagcatttgaCTTTTCGATcgtcgcgacatctattgtcaagtagcagtactgataaatccgctacttgacgctagaggtcgactacgaaaataataagcgttttaataagaaaactgatatatggagCGAGCACTCtgtgcttacttatttctctatgacataactagcataaattataataaaatcagACTTTACCGAGATTCGTAAATGCAAATAAAATCTTTAACCCTGACACTGCTTATGAATTTATGATCTAAACTCACAATTCAAGAATACATTTAGATCAGCGGTACTCAACCTGCGGCCTGCTGGGCTATTAGGTGGCCCGCCAGGTGattctgcgggcgcagcatggttccattttcatcgccttacatacttgttagaacgcgacatggtgacaagcgataaaaatgcgaccgtgctaccgccgctggtaTAGATACATAACCTTGCCATCCGACTATCACCTTTAAGCAAATTCATCTTGCGGTCCGGGGCTACAAGGCAAAATAGTCTTTATGGCCCTCATAATAAAAGGTAGAGTATGACAGATTTATATGTATGTCTATGGCTCTGATTGTTGTCTATGTTCAATCATAAATTTCCTTGGCTATGGGCAATTTCATTCGTGAGCCATAGTCCTTAATCAAAAAGATATAAGAAACCATGGTTTGTCATTGAAATAGCAACCTTTAACGCACTAAGTTAAGGTTTATTATTGGAAGATGTTTCCTCCACTTGACATTCATTTTAGAGCCTATACAATAATTACATAACcagtaagtaataatattacataaaaaaacttacaCATGTATgtagtaattaaaatatgagtaTCTAACTGGACCACTCTAGTGACATTTCATAGAGACTAGGAGAAATTAATTCTCACATACACTAggtgttaaccttttcgacgccaacgacggatatatccgcaccgcaggTGAACgtcaaagacggattaatccgtcgcagaccacagagcaacatagacctacgtgcatatgcataaagttcaatttcagttttgacgtttcggtgacgtggcgtccgaaCAACGTTCGGAAACCGGTTATTTTTCCAAACCGTTATCATGTACTTGGCGCAAAACCTTTTAATTTCGGTTTACCGGTTTTTAGAAGAAAATTTCCAAAGCTCTTGTCTGATTAACCGGTTTAGAACAATAAAACCGGTTTCTTCCTATATTCGTTTCTATGTTTACGCGGCACACAGCCGGGCCGGCCGGCCGTCTCGTCGCTCGTCGAATAAACCGGTTTACttagattaaaataatgatcttAAAACGTTCGCGTTCTTATGAAAGTTCGGTGTAAAACCGAAATAAACCTGTATTTACCGCAATTTTTttaaccggttccgagccttgcgcCTGAGTGacggcttttgtgtttgacacagcGTCGAAAGGGTTAAGCTACAGGCCTTCCACTGATTAGTATAACTAATTTTAATATTTGGCAAGCGATAATACTAACGCAATTGATGCAAAATAAGTATATGTTATAATccataatattaacataaagTACAAAATTGTCAGCATTATACATAGCTAATTGTCATATACATAatagttaattatttatttacgatacaagtgcgaaaataaGGCATTTCGCACTCGTATATCgtacaatgttttacagtacaaattttcgacgtagttgtagttacgtaatgtgcttattatagcatAGCACAGGGTATCGTAATGGATCACCAGATGTACAtacaagtaaaaaataaataaaaaatccagatgtactgtaaaaagtttaaaactgtTAACCGACACAGTTTTTTCTTCaggatattaggtaggtacatacattttggaaaagaggTAATACTCTAGTATTTAATTTTGCAACACAAGcaatatgtaattaataatataaaatgtacTTTTTAAACCCTAACGTTTTGAACAACATTGTCCACTTGAGATTCTTTTATATTTTAGaacttataattaataatagttatttgttttataatggGCCAACTTGTTTATTTAGTAGTATAgagcagggctcggaaccggttttttctgtaaaacccaaaatagcccagtatttttaattattttatgctctttacgtagtcatgaatcatgtatttaggtaacaccttcgtattattagattgtcccattaaaaatgaaattataatccaaagaacgaaaaagaacgaaataataccggtattttttgtatgaagaaaaaaccggttccgagcttTGGTATAGAGTCACACAGACTCTATACTATAAATACATAAacacaagaattgcttgtttaaagttatcactacatagtataaaacaaagtcgcttcccactgtctatctatccctatgtatgcttataggtttatgtataatttgttaacccgtgcgaagccggggcgggtcgctagtatttaataaactcaaggagaaacagaccgatggtaattttattttaagaaccggacccctgaagaaactaatcGGTGACCCCTGCTAAAAGGCAATCGCGTCACGAAATGTAGACCTGACGTTGACCGGGCCGTTACCAGTTGTCCAGGAAATCGTAGCCCGTCTTTGGCACGGATTCGGTTAAGGTCTCCGTGGACTGGAAATCCGTGCCCGAGGAAGCTTGGCTCGAGGAAAGGAGGCCGCGGTTCTCTTCGGAAAGATCTGGAACAGATAAAAAAGTTGTCAAACATACTTGTTTGAcgagtctggcctagtgggtagtgaatctgcctgtgaagccgatggcccTGGGTTCCaatcagggctcggaaccggtttttttgtaaaacccaaaatagcccaatatatttaattatgttatgctctttacgtaggactgaatcatgtatttaggtcacaacttcgtattattagattgtcccaataaaaatgaaataataaaccaaagaacgtaataataccggtatttttttgtatgaagaaaaaaccggttccgagccttggttCCAATTTCGgtgagggcatttatttgtgtgatgagcacagatattgaagtagtaccgagctactaacaatggcgatgtatgcagctcgggtgcgcGCGACCCACCCCTCGCACTCCGCACGATTGCCCTGTCTAGACATGACTAGAATGAcgcagtgttatttatacgtcactagcgacccgccccggcttcgcacgggttaacaaattattcataaaccttcctcttgaatcactctatctattaaaaacgcatcaaaatccgttgcgtagttttaaagatctaagcatacacagggacagacagacagcgggaagcgacttttatactatgtagtgataatttcatagaagtttgacgtttaaaataacacttgcactgcgtgtgctataaaTCGTTGCAGACGTATCTTGGTGTGACTTTAGCTCATTGCTGTAGAGTAGATCGCATTATGACTCAGTACAGCCATACATAATATAGTATACTTTGTTTAATTATTAATCTAGTGGCCTGTTCCTTTGTTATTCGTATAACTCATTAGCTTATCTACATGCTTAAATAGGTATGTCTCATCCATACTAATTAGATAACTGATATGAATCACAAGAATCCAGATACCTAGTGTTTAGTGAGGCACTAGCTAGGCACagtatataaaacaatagtCATTCGACGAAGCCGTCTGACAGGGAAATCGTGCGGGAGGCGAAGATCGCgcgcacccgagctgcatacatccccattgttagtagctcggtactacCCTCAGGGCTAGCGTGtcgtagggctcatttagacggtgcgagaactcgcatgcgagtttcattacattgcgttatttgatcggtcggctgaattgatgtaacctcaatggtccgcaatgtaattaaaatcgcatgcgagttcgcgcgccgtttaaatgagcccttatagtAAGTCAAGTATAAGTCTTGGGCAGCTGCGTAAAAGTCTGTGACAATGACAACCCTACTGTCAcagtttatatgtgtgcgcggcacgtctgtacacgcgtcattgtgtatgtgtgggtaagtcgctttactgggagcacgccagaagtccgccagattcatgtcgcggggtgaggtaatgcgagtctgggcggggcggtgcgtggccgttctgtatgataatactactattacttattctgtgctactgTGTTCTTGTGCGGTGTCGGCATTTACGCAAACATCAAAGGCGTCGGTCCAATGTTACTTTTACACTTTGACTGAGGATTAAATTagcgtttctttttttttccatttttatgtattatgaccttttttgccacttttgtgttatttctagtcaggatcccgagcccttttcatccttataggagataAAAATCGTCCTAAAATTATTCactttcctttttgttgccgccatacaaagtatatggggaaatggtaacacaataggaaataagctctgggacatttttttatcccattaggatcgaaatagctcgtgattctgagtagaaataacaatgtaaaaagatgcatttttgatacctaaataaatcattcttcattttcattttcaaaaagtggcaaaaaaggtcacaataaacGCTTAATGTGATAAATAGGCTAGAAGCACATAGTTTATACAGTTAGTAGCTACATGGATGACCTAACGCATTGGCATAATGCCTAAGCTAACATATTATATGTTATgagtaacatattatattaGGTACGTGTTTTATCAACTCATATTCAATGTGGTGTGTTGAAACCGTTACCAAGAAATACCTATGCGTAAGGCAAGTGTACCTATCCtactaataatataattattattataaagatgTTTCTATAATTTAATGTTCAATcatattcatttttttattggGAACCTTTTATTCTATTATAGTTCAAAATTAGATTTGAActtgtccttttaaaaggacattAGGACTTCAAAGGGTAAATATAGTGGGTACTCACCACTGCTGCTCTTCGCAATGCTACTCCCATAGTTCTCGAACTTGGTCTCAGAGTGCGGGCTCTTGAAGTTGGTCCGGAAGAAGTTCTCACTAGACCTATCCTCCCAAGTCCCAGAGtcatttttgcagttttgaattgtgtccttttaaaaggacattCGGATTTAGAAGGTTATAAATGTagtactagtagtagtagtacttaCCGCTACTGCTTTTCGCAATACTACTCCTATAGTTCTCAAACTTGTTCTCTCCGAGTGCGGACTCTTGAAGTTGGTGCGGAAGAAGTTCCCGCTAGACACCACTATCCTGTCAACTCCCAGtcatttttgcagttttgaattgtgtccttttaaaaggacattCGGATTTAGAAGGTTATAAATGTagtactagtagtagtagtacttaCCGCTACTGCTTTTCGCAATACTACTCCTATAGTTCTCAAACTTGTTTTCTGCGAGTGCGGACTCTTGAAGTTGGTGCGGAAGAAGTTCCCGCTAGACACCACTATCCTCTCAACTCCCAGTCATTTTTGCTGTTTTGAAttttgtccttttaaaaggacatcgGGATTTACAAGGTTATAAATGTAGCACTAGTACTCACCGCTGCTGCTCTTCGCAATGCTACTCCTATAGTTCTCAAACTTGTTCTCCGAGTGCGGACTCTTGAAGTTGGTCCGGAAGAAGTTCTCACTAGAGGCTACTATCTGCGCCGCCGCGCCTCCCACTAGGCACTCGCGCTCCTCGTCTTTGGCTTTGAAGTTACCTAAAATTGATATGTACAGAcagatcatagagaaatataagtaaagaaagagtggtaactccatacatcagttttcttactaaAACGCGAGTTGTTTCATAGTCGACCTCTAACGTCAACACAACAAAGATAtgacaaagtaaaaaaaaattgtgtggggtatcgttggataggtctttcaaaacgaataaGGGTCTCCAAACACCATTTTTTGACTTCCGTTCCGTACACTGATGCGACATGTCTTGTGAAAACCACATGTCCTTTATAAAGGACAAGACGCAAATAAAAACTGTCTCACCCATAAATTTGGTAATGAATCCAGGCGAGTCCTTCTCCTGAGGCTCCTTATACTTCAGGATGTCGTGTGACTTCAGGGCGTTCTTCAGTTCGCTGACTACCTTCGAGTGGGACATCGCTAGTTCTGACATGACGGGGGGCGGCGATGTGGGCGGCTCTTTTGGAGGCCTGGCAAATTTGACAATAAGTTAGTAAGCAGTTTAGTTTCTACCaggctctagttttcgtccaccaGGTAATTAATTAGGCGAGTCAttatttcaactaaattggttcagcagtttaaacgtgaagaggtaacagacagacagacaaacactttcgcatttataatattaatatgtactTAACATACCTAAACAAAATGGGAGGATGAACTCAAACTCACAGCGGCCCGAACTGGAGAACAGTGGCCCacgacagaccccaatggaaagagctagagGACTTTGCCAAGCGCACACTGAGTTAAGAGACATACTCTTAACTCAGAacaaaagggcttaatagataAACATACCTGTGTTCACTCAAAACACAAAGATTTAGCTGGCTCTTAGTCTGATACAGGAACGGAGCAGAATGCTCGTCCCTATACGAACTATTCTCATCCTGAATCATCCTCTGCCCGTGGTCTCGCCCGAAGAACGACATGAGGTCATCTTTGCGGACCGGCGGGTTGTCTAAATCGAACTCTAGCGTGTCAAGTAGAGCGTATTTTAGAGAGATTTCGGGTTTTATGATTGATTCGTTTATTATTTCAGTCTGGAACAaaagtaattttttattttattttattttactttattaggtacactaaacagacatcgtacaatatcatgggtaatacaattgtacattatggcttaaatctagcacgagatccaaaacaagtgtacacagcatgttttacaatttagcggaaatattacaaactaattcTAATTCAGGGGAATCAGATACATAATATTAACTAAAAGAGAAGTAAACAAATATAAGGGTCAATC
It encodes:
- the LOC134660489 gene encoding uncharacterized protein C1orf198 homolog, which produces MALSAKAEDYFRTMNPLAAKMYEDISEAKNSYENIWDTLTEKEKTEIINESIIKPEISLKYALLDTLEFDLDNPPVRKDDLMSFFGRDHGQRMIQDENSSYRDEHSAPFLYQTKSQLNLCVLSEHRPPKEPPTSPPPVMSELAMSHSKVVSELKNALKSHDILKYKEPQEKDSPGFITKFMGNFKAKDEERECLVGGAAAQIVASSENFFRTNFKSPHSENKFENYRSSIAKSSSDLSEENRGLLSSSQASSGTDFQSTETLTESVPKTGYDFLDNW